A part of Pseudochaenichthys georgianus chromosome 23, fPseGeo1.2, whole genome shotgun sequence genomic DNA contains:
- the LOC117439023 gene encoding dynamin-1-like protein isoform X1: MEALIPVINKLQDVFNTVGADIIQLPQIAVVGTQSSGKSSVLESLVGRDLLPRGTGVVTRRPLILQLVHVEPGDARKHEDGGREGEEWGKFLHTKNQIFSDFDEIRQEIENETERISGTNKGISDDPIHLKIFSPHVVNLTLVDLPGITKVPVGDQPNDIEVQIKDLILKHISNPNCIILAVSAANTDMATSEALKVAREVDPDGRRTLAVVTKLDLMDAGTDAMDVLMGRVIPVKLGLIGVVNRSQLDINNKKSVADAIRDEHAFLQKKYPSLASRNGTKYLARTLNRLLMHHIRDCLPELKARINVLASQYQSLLSSYGEPVEDQSSTLLQLITKFAAEYCNTIEGTAKYIETAELCGGARICYIFHETFGRTLESVDPLGGLGTIDILTAIRNATGPRPSLFVPEISFELLVKKQVKRLEEPSLRCVELVHEEMQRIIQHCSNYSTQELQRFPKLHEAIVEVVTSLLRKRLPITNDMVHNLVAIELAYINTKHPDFADACGIMNNNIEEERRNRMRELPSAVPRDKSAGRGPAGEPPAGGADMEGAKAPSAGPQGEQDGTGNWRGMLKKGDEAPSSRPGSPLRGAVNLLDVPVPAARKLSSREQRDCEVIERLIKSYFLIVRKNIQDSVPKAVMHFLVNHVKDSLQSELVGQLYKLGLLNELLTESEDMAQRRKEAADMLQALQKASQVIAEIRETHLW, translated from the exons ATGGAGGCTCTTATTCCCGTAATAAACAAGCTTCAAGATGTTTTCAACACAGTGGGGGCGGATATCATACAGCTGCCGCAGATAGCAGTTGTAGGGACTCAG AGCAGTGGTAAGAGCTCGGTGCTGGAGAGCCTGGTGGGCCGGGACCTTCTTCCTCGGGGGACCGGCGTCGTCACCAGGCGGCCTCTCATCCTCCAACTGGTCCATGTAGAACCTGGAGATGCCAGGAAACATGAAGATGGCG GTAGAGAAGGTGAAGAGTGGGGCAAATTTCTGCACACAAAAAATCAG aTCTTCTCAGATTTTGATGAAATCAGGCAAGAAATAGAAAATGAGACGGAGCGGATATCGGGGACTAATAAG GGCATCAGCGATGATCCCATTCATCTGAAGATATTCTCTCCTCACGTTGTCAACCTCACGCTGGTGGATCTGCCTGGCATCACTAAG GTGCCCGTGGGTGATCAGCCCAATGACATCGAGGTTCAGATAAAAGATCTAATCCTGAAGCACATCTCCAACCCCAACTGCATCATCCTGGCTGTCTCTGCGGCCAACACCGACATGGCCACCTCGGAGGCTCTGAAGGTCGCCCGCGAGGTCGACCCCGACG GCAGGAGGACCCTGGCTGTGGTGACCAAGCTGGACCTGATGGACGCCGGCACCGACGCTATGGACGTGCTCATGGGCCGAGTCATTCCTGTGAAACTGGGACTCATTGGAGTGGTCAACAG GAGCCAGCTGGACATCAACAATAAGAAGTCTGTGGCCGACGCCATTCGAGACGAACATGCTTTCCTGCAGAAGAAATATCCGTCTCTCGCCAGCAGGAACGGAACCAAATACCTGGCCAGAACCCTCAACAG GTTGCTGATGCATCACATCAGAGACTGCCTCCCCGAGCTGAAGGCCCGGATCAACGTGCTGGCCTCCCAGTACCAGTCCCTGCTGAGCAGCTACGGGGAGCCGGTGGAGGACCAGAGCTCCACGCTGCTGCAGCTCATCACCAAGTTTGCTGCGGAGTACTGCAACACCATCGAGGGCACGGCCAAGTACATCGAGACGGCCGAGCT GTGCGGCGGAGCCAGGATTTGTTACATATTCCACGAGACTTTTGGCCGGACATTGGAGTCGGTGGATCCTCTGGGAGGACTCGGCACCATCGACATCCTGACCGCCATCAGGAACGCAACA GGCCCGCGTCCGTCCCTGTTTGTGCCGGAGATCTCCTTCGAGCTGCTGGTGAAGAAGCAGGTGAAGCGCCTGGAGGAGCCCAGCCTGCGCTGCGTGGAGCTGGTCCACGAGGAGATGCAGAGGATCATCCAGCACTGCAGCAACTACAGCACCCAG GAGCTGCAGAGGTTCCCGAAGCTGCACGAGGCCATAGTGGAAGTCGTCACCTCCCTCCTGAGGAAGAGGCTGCCCATCACCAACGACATG gTTCACAACCTGGTGGCCATAGAGCTGGCCTACATCAACACCAAACACCCAGACTTTGCAGACGCCTGTGGGATCATGAACAATAACATAGAG GAGGAAAGGAGAAACCGGATGAGAGAGCTGCCCTCTGCAGTGCCCAGGGACAAG TCTGCTGGCAGGGGCCCGGCTGGCGAGCCTCCTGCGGGTGGAGCAGACATGGAGGGGGCCAAG GCCCCGTCCGCCGGGCCCCAGGGGGAGCAGGACGGCACAGGGAACTGGAGGGGGATGCTGAAGAAAGGAGACGAAGCCCCCAGCTCCAGACCTGGAAGCCCCCTTAGAGGAGCTGTCAACCTGCTGGATGTG CCTGTGCCGGCTGCCAGGAAGCTGTCGTCACGTGAGCAGCGGGACTGTGAGGTCATCGAACGCCTCATCAAGTCTTACTTCCTCATCGTTCGCAAGAATATCCAGGACAG TGTGCCCAAAGCAGTGATGCACTTCCTGGTGAACCATGTGAAGGACAGCCTCCAGAGCGAGCTGGTAGGCCAGCTGTATAAATTGGGCCTCCTCAACGAGCTGCTCACTGAGTCAGAGGACATGGCTCAGCGGCGCAAGGAGGCTGCCGACATGCTACAG GCATTGCAAAAAGCCAGCCAGGTGATTGCTGAGATCAGGGAAACACATCTGTGGTGA
- the LOC117439023 gene encoding dynamin-1-like protein isoform X2 has translation MEALIPVINKLQDVFNTVGADIIQLPQIAVVGTQSSGKSSVLESLVGRDLLPRGTGVVTRRPLILQLVHVEPGDARKHEDGGREGEEWGKFLHTKNQIFSDFDEIRQEIENETERISGTNKGISDDPIHLKIFSPHVVNLTLVDLPGITKVPVGDQPNDIEVQIKDLILKHISNPNCIILAVSAANTDMATSEALKVAREVDPDGRRTLAVVTKLDLMDAGTDAMDVLMGRVIPVKLGLIGVVNRSQLDINNKKSVADAIRDEHAFLQKKYPSLASRNGTKYLARTLNRLLMHHIRDCLPELKARINVLASQYQSLLSSYGEPVEDQSSTLLQLITKFAAEYCNTIEGTAKYIETAELCGGARICYIFHETFGRTLESVDPLGGLGTIDILTAIRNATGPRPSLFVPEISFELLVKKQVKRLEEPSLRCVELVHEEMQRIIQHCSNYSTQELQRFPKLHEAIVEVVTSLLRKRLPITNDMVHNLVAIELAYINTKHPDFADACGIMNNNIEEERRNRMRELPSAVPRDKAPSAGPQGEQDGTGNWRGMLKKGDEAPSSRPGSPLRGAVNLLDVPVPAARKLSSREQRDCEVIERLIKSYFLIVRKNIQDSVPKAVMHFLVNHVKDSLQSELVGQLYKLGLLNELLTESEDMAQRRKEAADMLQALQKASQVIAEIRETHLW, from the exons ATGGAGGCTCTTATTCCCGTAATAAACAAGCTTCAAGATGTTTTCAACACAGTGGGGGCGGATATCATACAGCTGCCGCAGATAGCAGTTGTAGGGACTCAG AGCAGTGGTAAGAGCTCGGTGCTGGAGAGCCTGGTGGGCCGGGACCTTCTTCCTCGGGGGACCGGCGTCGTCACCAGGCGGCCTCTCATCCTCCAACTGGTCCATGTAGAACCTGGAGATGCCAGGAAACATGAAGATGGCG GTAGAGAAGGTGAAGAGTGGGGCAAATTTCTGCACACAAAAAATCAG aTCTTCTCAGATTTTGATGAAATCAGGCAAGAAATAGAAAATGAGACGGAGCGGATATCGGGGACTAATAAG GGCATCAGCGATGATCCCATTCATCTGAAGATATTCTCTCCTCACGTTGTCAACCTCACGCTGGTGGATCTGCCTGGCATCACTAAG GTGCCCGTGGGTGATCAGCCCAATGACATCGAGGTTCAGATAAAAGATCTAATCCTGAAGCACATCTCCAACCCCAACTGCATCATCCTGGCTGTCTCTGCGGCCAACACCGACATGGCCACCTCGGAGGCTCTGAAGGTCGCCCGCGAGGTCGACCCCGACG GCAGGAGGACCCTGGCTGTGGTGACCAAGCTGGACCTGATGGACGCCGGCACCGACGCTATGGACGTGCTCATGGGCCGAGTCATTCCTGTGAAACTGGGACTCATTGGAGTGGTCAACAG GAGCCAGCTGGACATCAACAATAAGAAGTCTGTGGCCGACGCCATTCGAGACGAACATGCTTTCCTGCAGAAGAAATATCCGTCTCTCGCCAGCAGGAACGGAACCAAATACCTGGCCAGAACCCTCAACAG GTTGCTGATGCATCACATCAGAGACTGCCTCCCCGAGCTGAAGGCCCGGATCAACGTGCTGGCCTCCCAGTACCAGTCCCTGCTGAGCAGCTACGGGGAGCCGGTGGAGGACCAGAGCTCCACGCTGCTGCAGCTCATCACCAAGTTTGCTGCGGAGTACTGCAACACCATCGAGGGCACGGCCAAGTACATCGAGACGGCCGAGCT GTGCGGCGGAGCCAGGATTTGTTACATATTCCACGAGACTTTTGGCCGGACATTGGAGTCGGTGGATCCTCTGGGAGGACTCGGCACCATCGACATCCTGACCGCCATCAGGAACGCAACA GGCCCGCGTCCGTCCCTGTTTGTGCCGGAGATCTCCTTCGAGCTGCTGGTGAAGAAGCAGGTGAAGCGCCTGGAGGAGCCCAGCCTGCGCTGCGTGGAGCTGGTCCACGAGGAGATGCAGAGGATCATCCAGCACTGCAGCAACTACAGCACCCAG GAGCTGCAGAGGTTCCCGAAGCTGCACGAGGCCATAGTGGAAGTCGTCACCTCCCTCCTGAGGAAGAGGCTGCCCATCACCAACGACATG gTTCACAACCTGGTGGCCATAGAGCTGGCCTACATCAACACCAAACACCCAGACTTTGCAGACGCCTGTGGGATCATGAACAATAACATAGAG GAGGAAAGGAGAAACCGGATGAGAGAGCTGCCCTCTGCAGTGCCCAGGGACAAG GCCCCGTCCGCCGGGCCCCAGGGGGAGCAGGACGGCACAGGGAACTGGAGGGGGATGCTGAAGAAAGGAGACGAAGCCCCCAGCTCCAGACCTGGAAGCCCCCTTAGAGGAGCTGTCAACCTGCTGGATGTG CCTGTGCCGGCTGCCAGGAAGCTGTCGTCACGTGAGCAGCGGGACTGTGAGGTCATCGAACGCCTCATCAAGTCTTACTTCCTCATCGTTCGCAAGAATATCCAGGACAG TGTGCCCAAAGCAGTGATGCACTTCCTGGTGAACCATGTGAAGGACAGCCTCCAGAGCGAGCTGGTAGGCCAGCTGTATAAATTGGGCCTCCTCAACGAGCTGCTCACTGAGTCAGAGGACATGGCTCAGCGGCGCAAGGAGGCTGCCGACATGCTACAG GCATTGCAAAAAGCCAGCCAGGTGATTGCTGAGATCAGGGAAACACATCTGTGGTGA
- the tnnt2e gene encoding troponin T2e, cardiac has translation MERSLELKMSGEEEEVVEEMPEEEEEAQQEEVVEVEVEEAAPEVEEPAEEEPAEEEPSEEEAPAADEDESKPKPKLVAPVLTVPKIPEGGDKVDFDDIHRKRLEKDLTELQSLIEAHFIQRKNDEAELLALVNRIEKRRTERAEQKRVRDEQEKDRQIRIADEKERKELEDARKKHDGDAKKKKALTNMTHQYAGVQQRDGKKGAKKQTEREKKKKILADRRKPLSIDHLNDEKVKEKANEMWQWLLTLESEKFDLSEKLKKQKYDVNLLQRRVQDSQSAKGRGKGGKGRLR, from the exons ATGGAGAG GTCATTGGAGTTGAAGATGTccggagaagaagaagaagtcgtGGAGGAGATGCC GGAGGAAG AGGAAGAAGCCCAGCAGGAGGAAG TTGTGGAAGTTGAAGTAGAAGAAGCTGCACCTGAAGTAGAAG AGCCTGCAGAAGAAG AGCCTGCAGAAGAAG AGCCTTCAGAAGAAG AGGCTCCAGCTGCAGATGAAG ATGAATCCAAACCCAAACCTAA GTTAGTGGCTCCAGTGTTGACTGTGCCCAAGATCCCAGAGGGAGGAGACAAAGTCGACTTTGAT gacaTCCACCGGAAGCGTCTTGAGAAGGATCTGACGGAGCTGCAGTCTCTGATCGAGGCCCACTTCATCCAGAGGAAGAACGACGAGGCCGAGCTCCTCGCTCTCGTCAACAGGATC gagaaGCGTCGCACAGAGAGGGCTGAGCAGAAGAGGGTCCGGGACGAGCAGGAGAAGGACAGGCAGATTCGTATTGCT GACGAAAAGGAGAGGAAGGAACTGGAAGACGCGCGTAAGAAGCATGATGGGGACGCCAAGAAGAAGAAGGCTCTGACCAACATGACTCATCAGTATGCTGGTGTCCAACAGAGG GATGGAAAGAAGGGAGCGAAAAAGCAGAcggagagagagaagaagaagaagatcctgGCAGACAGGAGGAAGCCTCTCTCCATCGACCATCTCAACGACGAGAAAGTCAA GGAGAAGGCCAACGAGATGTGGCAGTGGCTGTTGACTCTGGAGTCAGAGAAGTTTGACCTCAGCGAGAAACTGAAGAAACAGAAATATGAC gtcAATCTGCTCCAGCGTCGCGTCCAGGACAGTCAGAG CGCCAAAGGAAGAGGAAAGGGGGGCAAGGGCCGGCTGAGGTAG
- the morn2 gene encoding MORN repeat-containing protein 2 has translation MSDIQESEDVKTQGEGPIKVSYIFPNGDKYEGECSRCAGVMMRSGTGTHTSAGGIIYTGEWLEDKMHGRGTLNHPSGALYEGEFKDNMYHGTGRYTFPDGSTYKGPFNKNRLEGDGAFTDTQGLVWTGEFYGKAALGLKILHNI, from the exons ATGTCTG ACATTCAGGAAAGTGAAGATGTTAAAActcaag GCGAAGGACCTATTAAAGTATCCTACATTTTTCCCAATGGGGACAAATATG AGGGGGAGTGCAGCAGATGTGCAGGTGTGATGATGAGAAGCGGTACCGGTACACACACCTCCGCAGGGGGAATCATATACACAGGAGAGTGGCTGGAAGACAAA ATGCATGGCAGAGGGACCCTGAATCATCCCTCTGGAGCACTCTATGAAGGAGAATTCAAAGACAACATGTACCATGGCACGGGAAGATATACCTTTCCAGATGGCTCTACTTACAAGGGTCCCTTCAACAAGAACAG GTTGGAGGGCGACGGGGCGTTCACTGACACACAGGGACTGGTTTGGACGGGGGAGTTCTACGGGAAAGCAGCGCTGGGCCTGAAAATTCTGCACAACATTTAG
- the LOC117468464 gene encoding small lysine-rich protein 1, with translation MPTKSRSQSSRPAKKTRGPKTPKKRSPSAKSTKTEVDLLSPAAMENVYYISHNAMDCLQFRGFGWPHSNKKKTNKRTKRKKKK, from the exons ATG CCAACCAAATCCAGGTCTCAAAGTTCTCGGCCTGCCAAGAAGACTAGGGGTCCAAAAACACCCAAAAAGAGGTCGCCCAGTGCCAAATCCACCAAGACAGAGGTGGACCTCCTCAGCCCAGCAGCCATGGAGAACGTCtactacatttcccacaatgcaatgGACTGTCTGCAGTTCAGAGGCTTTGGATGGccacattcaaataaaaagaAGACAAATAAGAGAACAAAGCGCaagaagaaaaagtaa
- the dhx57 gene encoding putative ATP-dependent RNA helicase DHX57, translating to MNARRRGGQPNRGGGKFNKPRGRGGGGRGGGGGGGGGGGGGGSGSKGGACVYDDGDDFSLDSGPSRPSRPGRGRGGGRGGGGRAGGGRGSGGRGGSSGGGRGGGRGSGSSGGGRDGGRGRDRGKSSSKPLPRSLARTRTSPKRDDSIRPEMSTMPMQKIFMTTENQEQLKELLRNLQTRDFDEPYDESDSEYSEEEEDEEEIDELDHRVEGQFWATTDEPVEKAESPVYLTESSDEERPTPEPVLSLFAIGKLCRYGFDRERGKQALEASGGEFGSTLEKLLLQIFSERYGQKAVSPDGLEVVPRDECLSQRQEEALALAAIYGERFNERIANTVWTVTLDLSFLSDNAAKNGRHGRGGEGVVHIRDVCRFFLKGQGCRFGDKCKFKHQLPTKGRSGSPDIQGPSQPGFSSFSPNEYELEVRFPKGNRYPFQAPIVAFSTTDVSLGAAGRLSVTEKLFEEALAAAKSNEPVVYTLITMCEDESAIKELLAVQHHKYSTPPPVLVLPRPSLPIVKIKSVRSNATEDSRSSSTSSRRTAPPTNQRHIDLKEKVEAEELDEKDEDEDEEDVPVETESYVNLRKKMVNKHNMKIDNMQKENGKLCREFKKKQSSGRFRSMLEQRRKLPAWNEKENILDLLERCQVLVVSGMTGCGKTTQIPQFILDASLGGPADQVVNIICTQPRRISAISVAQRVAQERAENLGNSVGYQIRLETVRSAATRLLYCTTGVLLRRLESEADLKGVSHVIVDEVHERTEESDFLLLVLKDLIMQRPDLKIILMSATLNANLFSEYFFNCPTVHIPGRTFPVDQFFLEDALAKSGYVIEDGSPFMRSGKQNSSSTGGRGGKSEPRDKVDDLGEDMWNYMSFQKKDTVKDSIPDQQLSLQDLTVRFKDTKKSVLKNIAAMDLDKINMDLVESLLEWIVDGNHDYPPGAVLVFLPGLAEIKTLYEQLKSNRMFNNRGKSRCEVYPLHSTLSNEEQQAVFRRPPEGVTKIIISTNIAETSVTIDDVVYVIDSGKMKEKRYDATKSMESLEDSWVSRANALQRKGRAGRVASGVCFHLFTSHCFQHQLADQQLPEIQRVPLEQLCLRIKILDLFADRMLESVFTRLIEPPAMESLDAAKQRLRDLGALTDDEKLTPLGYHLACLPVDVRIGKLMLFGAIFRCLDPALTIAASLAFKSPFVSPWDKREEANEKKVAFAVASSDHLALVQAYKGWCCAAKNGHQAGFLYCRENFLSSRGLQEIASLKRQFAELLSDIGFIKEGLRARVIERMSSKGTDGVLEATGHEANLNSDNIKLMSAMLCAALYPNVVQVRSPQGSYKMTSKGAMMMQPKAHELRFMTKNDGAVHIHPSSVNYAVRHYNSPYLVYHEKVKTSRVFIRDCTMVSVYPLVLFGGGQVHMELHKGEFVISLDDGWIRFAASSHQVAELVKELRWELDQLLEDKIRSPSMDLCTCPRGSRIIGMIVQLVTTQ from the exons ATGAAtgcaaggagaagaggtgggcaGCCTAACAGAGGAGGGGGGAAGTTTAACAAgccaagaggaagaggaggaggaggaagaggaggaggaggtggaggaggaggtggcggcggcggcggcggaaGTGGAAGTAAAGGAGGAGCTTGCGTCTATGATGACGGTGATGATTTCAGTCTTGATTCCGGACCCTCTCGTCCAAGCAG ACCTGGTAGAGGACGGGGCGGTGGCCGAGGTGGCGGGGGCCGAGCTGGCGGGGGCCGAGGTAGCGGGGGCCGAGGTGGTAGCAGTGGTGGGGGCCGCGGTGGCGGTCGTGGTAGCGGAAGCAGTGGTGGCGGAAGAGATGGCGGTCGAGGAAGAGATCGTGGGAAAAGCAGCAGCAAGCCTCTCCCAAGGTCCCTGGCGAGGACACGAACAAGCCCAAAGCGAGATGACAGCATCCGGCCGGAGATGAGCACCATGCCCATGCAGAAGATCTTCATGACTACTGAGAACCAAGAACAACTCAAGGAGCTGCTGCGGAATCTGCAGACCCGGGACTTTGATGAGCCATACGA TGAATCTGATTCAGAATattctgaagaagaagaggatgaagaggaaatTGATGAGTTGGACCATCGTGTCGAGGGCCAGTTTTGGGCCACTACTGATGAGCCCGTGGAGAAGGCAGAGAGCCCGGTGTATCTGACCGAGTCGTCTGATGAGGAACGGCCCACCCCTGAACCTGTCCTCTCCTTATTCGCCATAGGGAAACTCTGCAG GTATGGCTTTGACAGGGAGCGTGGCAAGCAGGCATTGGAGGCTAGTGGAGGGGAATTTGGGTCCACTCTGGAAAAGCTCCTCCTCCAGATTTTCAGTGAGCGCTACGGCCAGAAAGCGGTTTCCCCTGATGGTCTTGAAGTGGTGCCGAGGGATGAGTGTTTGAGCCAGAGGCAGGAGGAAGCTCTGGCTCTCGCTGCCATTTACGGTGAGCGCTTCAACGAGCGCATTGCCAACACGGTGTGGACTGTAACCCTGGACCTCTCATTCCTCTCTGACAACGCAGCCAAGAATGGCAGGCATGGTCGAGGTGGTGAAGGAGTTGTTCACATCCGAGATGTCTGCCGGTTCTTTTTGAAAGGGCAAGGCTGTCGCTTTGGGGACAAATGCAAGTTCAAGCACCAGCTCCCCACGAAAGGGAGATCTGGCTCCCCAGACATTCAGGGCCCGAGCCAGCCTGGCTTCAGCAGCTTTTCCCCTAATGAGTATGAACTAGAGGTGCGTTTTCCCAAAGGAAACCGTTACCCGTTTCAGGCACCAATAGTCGCCTTCAGCACCACCGATGTGTCTTTAGGCGCCGCGGGGAGGCTCAGCGTGACGGAAAAACTGTTCGAAGAAGCGTTGGCCGCAGCAAAGAGCAACGAACCTGTCGTTTACACTCTGATCACAATGTGTGAAGATGAATCTGCCATCAAGGAACTGCTGGCTGTCCAGCATCACAAATACAGCACGCCTCCGCCTGTGCTGGTGCTTCCTCGACCCTCTCTTCCCATAGTGAAGATTAAGAGCGTGAGGAGCAACGCTACTGAGGACAGCAGGAGCAGTAGTACCAGCAGCAGGAGGACAGCACCACCTACCAACCAGAGACACATTGATT TGAAAGAGAAAGTGGAGGCAGAGGAGCTGGATGAGAAGGACGAGGACGAGGATGAGGAGGATGTTCCAGTCGAGACTGAGAGTTACGTCAACCTGAGGAAGAAGATGGTGAATAAGCACAACATGAAGATAGACAACATGCAGAAAGAAAATGGCAAGCTGTGCCGGGAGTTTAAGAAGAAGCAG TCCTCGGGGCGTTTCAGGTCCATGTTGGAGCAGAGGAGGAAACTGCCCGCTTGGAACGAAAAAGAAAACATCTTGGACCTGTTGGAGCGGTGCCAGGTGCTTGTTGTCAGCGGGATGACTGG GTGTGGTAAGACCACTCAGATCCCTCAGTTCATTCTGGATGCCTCTTTAGGGGGTCCGGCAGATCAGGTGGTCAACATCATCTGTACTCAGCCACGCCGAATCTCTGCCATCTCTGTGGCCCAGAGAGTGGCGCAGGAGCGAGCGGAGAATCTCGGCAACTCTGTGGGCTACCAGATCCGCCTGGAGACTGTTCGG TCGGCTGCCACCAGACTGCTGTACTGCACCACCGGCGTGTTACTGCGGAGACTGGAGAGCGAGGCAGACCTCAAAGGAGTATCGCACGTCATTGTGGATGAGGTGCACGAGCGAACAGAGGAGAG TGACTTCCTGCTGTTGGTTTTAAAAGACCTGATCATGCAGAGGCCAGACCTGAAGATCATTCTGATGAGCGCCACACTTAATGCCAACCTCTTCTCTGAGTATTTCTTCAACTGTCCCACGGTGCACATACCAG GTCGTACCTTCCCCGTCGACCAGTTTTTCCTTGAAGATGCTCTTGCTAAATCCGG CTATGTCATTGAGGATGGCAGCCCGTTCATGCGCTCAGGGAAACAGAATTCGTCTTCCACAGGCGGACGAGGAGGGAAATCAGAGCCTCGGGACAAGGTGGACGACTTGGGCGAAGACATGTGGAACTACATGTCTTTCCAAAAGAAGGACACTGTCAAAGACTCCATTCCAGACCAGCAGCTCAGCCTGCAGGATCTCACGGTCCGATTCAAAG aCACTAAGAAGTCTGTACTGAAGAATATTGCTGCGATGGACCTGGACAAGATCAACATGGACCTGGTGGAGAGCCTGCTGGAGTGGATTGTAGATGGAAATCACGACTACCCTCCAG GTGCAGTGCTCGTGTTTTTGCCAGGCCTGGCTGAGATCAAGACGCTGTACGAGCAGCTCAAGTCCAACAGAATGTTCAACAACCGGGGCAAATCCAG ATGTGAAGTGTACCCACTCCACTCAACCTTGTCCAATGAGGAGCAGCAGGCTGTTTTCCGCCGACCCCCAGAGGGAGTCACGAAAATTATCATCTCCACCAACATCGCTGAGACCTCGGTAACCATTGACGACGTGGTATATGTCATCGACTCCGGCAAGATGAAGGAGAAGAG ATACGATGCCACTAAAAGCATGGAGAGCCTGGAGGACTCGTGGGTGTCTCGGGCCAACGCTCTGCAGAGGAAGGGTCGAGCGGGACGCGTGGCCTCGGGGGTCTGCTTCCACCTCTTCACCAGCCACTGCTTCCAACACCAGCTGGCAGACCAGCAGCTGCCTGAGATCCAGAGAGTGCCTCTCGAGCAGCTCTGCCTCCG AATCAAAATCCTGGACTTGTTTGCTGATCGGATGCTGGAGTCCGTCTTCACTCGGCTCATCGAGCCCCCGGCTATGGAGAGCTTAGACGCAGCCAAGCAGCGCCTGCGGGACCTCGGGGCCCTCACTGACGATGAGAAACTGACCCCGCTGGGCTACCACCTGGCCTGCCTGCCCGTCGACGTGCGCATCGGGAAACTCATGCTGTTCGGCGCCATCTTCCGCTGCCTCGACCCTGCACTCACTATCGCTGCCAGTCTGGCCTTCAAATCGCCCTTT GTGTCTCCATGGGATAAGCGAGAAGAAGCCAATGAGAAGAAAGTGGCCTTTGCCGTGGCGAGTAGTGACCATCTAGCTCTGGTACAGGCATACAAG GGATGGTGCTGCGCTGCTAAGAATGGCCACCAGGCCGGCTTCCTCTACTGCAGGGAGAACTTCCTGTCTTCACGAGGCCTACAG GAGATCGCCAGTCTGAAGAGGCAGTTTGCTGAGCTGCTGTCTGACATCGGCTTCATCAAGGAGGGACTGAGGGCCAGGGTTATCGAGCGCATGAGCTCTAAGGGCACTGATGGCGTTCTGGAGGCCACCGGCCACGAG GCTAACTTGAACTCGGACAACATCAAGCTGATGTCCGCCATGCTCTGTGCCGCGCTCTATCCCAATGTGGTCCAG GTCCGATCTCCTCAGGGGAGTTACAAGATGACGAGCAAAGGAGCGATGATGATGCAGCCCAAAGCCCACGAGCTCCGCTTCATGACGAAGAACGACGGCGCCGTCCACATCCACCCGTCGTCTGTCAACTACGCA GTTCGCCACTACAACAGCCCGTACCTGGTTTACCACGAGAAGGTGAAGACAAGCCGAGTCTTCATCAGGGACTGCACCATGGTGTCGGTGTACCCGCTGGTGCTGTTCGGAGGCGGGCAGGTCCACATGGAGCTGCACAAGGGAGAGTTTGTCATCTCCCTCGACGACGGGTGGATCCGATTTGCCGCCTCTTCTCATCAG GTGGctgagctggtgaaggagctgcGCTGGGAGCTGGACCAGCTACTGGAGGACAAGATCAGGAGCCCCAGCATGGACCTGTGCACGTGTCCCCGCGGCTCCCGCATCATCGGCATGATCGTCCAGCTCGTCACCACACAGTAG
- the stmp1 gene encoding short transmembrane mitochondrial protein 1, with protein MLQFLAGFTLGNVVGMYLAQNYDVPNIAKKIEAFKKDVEAKKKPPE; from the exons ATGCTACAGTTCCTG GCTGGCTTTACCTTGGGAAATGTCGTCGGGATGTACCTGGCTCAAAACTATGAT GTCCCTAACATAGCCAAGAAAATCGAAGCTTTTAAGAAAGACGTGGAGGCCAAGAAGAAGCCCCCAGAGTGA